One Thermoplasma volcanium GSS1 genomic window carries:
- a CDS encoding aldose 1-epimerase gives MDISIGDDSNGAVISIVGSHLDKLNLNGTAILLERYDDSPTHFGSAFLFPYANRVRNGEFTLDGKRYFLPKDDENNSIHGLVLSKKFDLVEKIENSVTMRYIMADECYPSPIEIFITHTVSEGKYTCRVKASNRGLTRAPVSAGFHPYFLYNGRWAIKKPRDTWKLEYDGQFPTGKMDKFLFEEDSFMHEFDNQFFADEDIVVDMGSHMIQIERENMPFFVIYNGKYSGGKSVAIEPMMSAVDAFNNGIGLRIVNPGESIEFAYSVEIRE, from the coding sequence ATGGACATAAGCATAGGCGATGATAGTAACGGAGCTGTAATATCAATAGTCGGATCGCACCTAGATAAGTTGAATCTCAATGGAACGGCTATCCTGCTAGAAAGATATGATGACAGTCCAACCCACTTTGGTTCTGCATTTCTTTTTCCATACGCTAACAGGGTTAGAAATGGTGAATTCACACTCGACGGCAAGAGATATTTTTTGCCTAAGGATGATGAAAACAACAGCATTCACGGTCTTGTACTTTCAAAGAAATTCGATTTAGTTGAGAAAATAGAAAATTCAGTCACTATGAGGTATATTATGGCGGATGAATGTTATCCGTCTCCCATTGAAATTTTCATAACCCATACAGTGTCTGAAGGAAAATATACGTGCCGTGTTAAGGCAAGTAACAGGGGCCTTACAAGGGCGCCAGTATCAGCGGGCTTCCATCCATACTTCCTTTACAATGGTAGGTGGGCAATAAAGAAGCCAAGGGACACTTGGAAACTTGAATATGACGGGCAATTCCCTACAGGAAAGATGGACAAGTTCCTTTTCGAAGAAGATTCCTTTATGCATGAATTTGACAACCAGTTTTTTGCGGATGAAGATATAGTAGTAGATATGGGATCACACATGATCCAAATAGAAAGGGAAAACATGCCTTTCTTTGTAATATACAACGGGAAATACTCAGGTGGAAAATCTGTTGCAATCGAACCAATGATGTCGGCTGTAGATGCATTCAATAATGGAATAGGGCTAAGAATTGTAAATCCAGGTGAATCCATAGAATTTGCGTATTCAGTAGAGATAAGGGAATAA
- a CDS encoding RNA-guided endonuclease InsQ/TnpB family protein gives MYAFKAVKQYFYPSDNLKVLMHKFTDMVNFTINIMIEKNLTSRNSVSNEVYHKLKEYEIPSYYYIEAINKAVALVKTYRKRLKKKQKATVPHVEKPMLSTYYGFKIVGGNLMIPIANREYESIPLNAYVRDATSMVKVHSFALSAYTLSLTIGRDVDAIECTTTVGVDRNLRNATVGNEFHHEIYDLSNVVEIKQRYRKKESHFHRNDRRIREKILSKYGKRERNRVKQIMHETSKAIVSNASTRKEMIVLENIRGINKITKKGDGKGKDYRFLLKNAFPYGMLASQVMYKASWEGLPVIELTRKETRNTSRMCSVCGSLTRIEHGRILKCDSCGLEIDRDVNACINIAFRYRTCLKRSHKGLPGEAVKQSKDVEQMAGSQISTDI, from the coding sequence GTGTACGCTTTCAAGGCCGTAAAACAGTATTTCTATCCTTCTGATAACCTGAAGGTGCTTATGCATAAGTTTACTGATATGGTCAATTTCACGATAAATATTATGATTGAGAAGAATCTTACATCAAGAAATTCTGTATCGAATGAAGTTTATCATAAACTTAAGGAATACGAGATACCTTCGTATTATTATATAGAAGCCATTAACAAGGCAGTTGCACTTGTGAAGACATACAGGAAGAGATTGAAGAAAAAGCAGAAGGCAACCGTGCCTCACGTCGAGAAACCAATGCTATCCACATATTATGGGTTTAAGATAGTTGGCGGAAACCTAATGATCCCAATAGCCAATAGGGAATACGAAAGCATACCACTGAATGCATATGTAAGAGATGCAACATCGATGGTGAAAGTGCATTCTTTTGCTTTGTCGGCGTACACACTCTCTCTCACCATAGGGAGGGATGTCGATGCTATTGAATGCACCACTACAGTCGGTGTTGATCGGAATTTAAGGAATGCAACAGTAGGGAATGAATTCCATCATGAAATATATGATCTCTCAAATGTCGTTGAGATCAAGCAACGCTACAGGAAGAAGGAATCCCATTTCCACAGGAATGACAGGAGGATTCGAGAGAAGATTTTATCAAAGTATGGAAAGAGGGAAAGAAACAGGGTAAAGCAGATCATGCATGAAACAAGCAAGGCAATTGTCTCTAACGCATCCACGAGAAAAGAGATGATTGTCCTTGAGAACATTAGGGGAATAAATAAGATTACAAAGAAGGGCGATGGAAAAGGGAAGGATTACAGATTCCTTCTTAAGAATGCATTTCCATATGGGATGCTTGCATCCCAGGTAATGTATAAGGCATCATGGGAAGGCCTTCCTGTCATAGAGCTGACAAGAAAGGAAACAAGGAACACCAGCAGGATGTGCTCGGTATGTGGGTCACTGACCCGAATAGAGCATGGCAGGATCCTGAAGTGTGATTCCTGCGGTCTTGAGATAGACCGTGATGTGAATGCATGCATAAACATTGCATTCAGGTATCGGACATGTCTGAAACGATCCCATAAAGGCCTGCCAGGTGAAGCTGTGAAGCAGTCAAAAGATGTGGAGCAGATGGCAGGAAGTCAAATATCAACGGATATTTGA